One window from the genome of Daphnia pulex isolate KAP4 chromosome 9, ASM2113471v1 encodes:
- the LOC124201702 gene encoding U3 small nucleolar RNA-associated protein 25-like: protein MNKFDQFKDVVTSRGRGRGRGGGDRGGSRGGSRGRGDRGGSRGGSRGRGNFNGGDRRDQSEGGGGGGDSQVGSGEGNRGKRTFQGGRGRGPPRGGRGRGGPSQGSRGRGGSARGNRGRGGGRPVQAHQTKTKPIEKKEEVQENKGSEIKDGLSLYITFKDGPDIYELEKLKGFHSLNPPPNKKEKERIMLFRDLESLETAKLFLDAHKNVKSTNLMGLKSFKRQGSNSSDNCRLFLRFDKAHDEDAVKQLDSKILEVLPLKDSSCCKVEFASPEEAKSAAERLKNLIRKTGLRQVDVFAGNTATSSSTKPGISPIANILQDTVVLRDVPKDATIKDISDQFPEAVSYYLYDKTFPASKYCHAAIRLNTERVAEILKCKNLKIAGKKVYVFPAHAEFLHDNPKLGEPEPEPVEESARGTKVEPPSKKRKVDVGQEEESSEEEEDEDDDDEEAGDDGDDEEEDENDEGADEELDESD from the exons atgaataaatttgatcAGTTCAAA GACGTAGTTACTTCACGTGGCCGAGGCCGTGGAAGAGGTGGCGGTGATCGTGGTGGATCTCGAGGTGGAAGCCGAGGAAGAGGCGATCGTGGAGGCTCTCGAGGTGGAAGCCGAGGGAGAGGAAATTTTAATGGTGGAGATCGTAGAGACCAAAGtgaaggtggtggtggtggtggtgatagTCAAGTAGGATCAGGTGAGGGCAATCGTGGCAAAAGAACTTTTCAAGGTGGTCGTGGAAGAGGCCCACCAAGAGGTGGCAGGGGCAGAGGAGGACCATCACAGGGCAGCCGGGGAAGAGGAGGATCAGCACGTGGAAATCGtgggagaggaggaggacgtcCAGTACAAGCCcatcaaaccaaaacaaagccaattgaaaagaaagaggaagtcCAGGAAAATAAGGGTTCTGAAATTAAAGATGGTCTTTCACTCTACATTACCTTCAAAGATGGCCCAGATATCTATGAACTTGAAAAGTTAAAAGGATTTCATTCACTCAATCCACcacccaacaaaaaagaaaaagaaagaatcatGTTGTTCAGAGATCTAGAATCGCTTGAAACTGCCAAGTTGTTTCTTGATGctcataaaaatgtaaaatctACTAATCTTATGGGattgaaatcattcaaaagACAG GGTTCTAATTCCTCAGATAACTGCAGATTATTCTTGAGATTTGACAAGGCCCATGATGAAGATGCTGTCAAACAACTTGACAGCAAAATTCTAGAAGTCCTTCCTTTGAAGGATAGCAG CTGTTGCAAGGTGGAGTTTGCTAGTCCTGAAGAAGCAAAGTCTGCAGCAGAGAGGTTAAAAAACCTCATTCGTAAAACTGGTTTAAGACAAGTGGATGTATTTGCAGGCAATACAGCAACTAGTTCATCAACAAAACCTGGAATTTCACCCATTGCCAATATCCTGCAAGACAC gGTCGTGTTACGAGACGTACCTAAAGATGCCACTATTAAAGATATTTCCGATCAGTTCCCCGAGGCTGTTTCATATTATCTTTACGACAAAACCTTCCCCGCTTCTAAATATTg tcacGCTGCCATTCGGTTAAACACAGAAAGGGTCGCCGAGATTTTAAAGtgcaaaaatttgaaaattgcggGAAAGAAAGTATACGTTTTCCCTGCTCACGCAGAATTCTTACACGACAATCCCAAGTTAGGGGAGCCAGAACCCGAACCGGTTGAAGAGTCCGCAAGGGGCACCAAAGTC GAACCCCCGagtaaaaagaggaaagtaGATGTCGgacaagaagaggaaagtagcgaagaagaagaggacgaagatgatgatgatgaagaagctGGTGACGACGGTGATGATGAGGAAGAGGACGAAAACGATGAAG gtgcCGATGAAGAACTTGACGAAAGTGATTAA